In a genomic window of Acropora muricata isolate sample 2 chromosome 2, ASM3666990v1, whole genome shotgun sequence:
- the LOC136901958 gene encoding matrix metalloproteinase-19-like isoform X3 translates to MQDYLRRYGYLSSVDVKLSRGQRIRKVYEAVKRLQRFIGLKETGNPRDPLVEELVSKERCGFQDLGKTSQFKRKRRYALHGTKWSKNSLTYRVTSYTTDLTTQEVDNTIRTGLNKWANVTPLTFKKATTGIADIELSFDKSEDRDYSFDGPGGELAYAYFPLNNVDANSGDVHFDDAEKFIVKNKRKGVHLLWLVLHELGHSLGLDHSSNKKAIMYPIHPGSKSTYGLHRDDIIGIQQLYGKPKVARVTPTPHVNPTQSPGKPNPCGSTLDAMIMTNDKTTYAFKGAFFWPVGDHGAFTSALRISEFWEGLDSNIDAGYTRQLDGLTFLFKGSKYWTFKNRTLIKSSSDISELNLPADVHNMDAAVEWGANGHLYIFKGNKFWRYDSSRKSVDPGYPKTIQSILPGLPNNLNAALQWKNGRTYFFKGSQYYSLDDSSIRIRNGYPKSITTYWMGCSPEGLAMGKISPYSSSDSFSLFADKKAVVITLMASFVFSWVLY, encoded by the exons ATGCAA GATTACTTAAGAAGATACGGATATTTGTCTTCTGTTGATGTGAAATTGAGTCGGGGACAACGTATAAGGAAAGTTTACGAAGCTGTGAAAAGACTTCAGCGTTTTATAGGTCTAAAAGAAACAGGGAATCCGAGAGACCCACTTGTTGAGGAGCTGGTGTCCAAGGAGCGATGTGGTTTTCAAGATCTTGGAAAAACATCacagtttaaaagaaaaaggcGATACGCTTTGCATGGAACTAAGTGGTCCAAGAAT AGCTTAACTTACAGGGTAACAAGTTACACCACAGATTTGACAACTCAGGAGGTCGATAATACGATCCGCACTGGACTGAACAAGTGGGCAAATGTTACTCCACTGACTTTCAAGAAAGCGACAACTGGTATCGCCGATATTGAACTAAGCTTTGATAAATCGGAAGACAGAGATTACAGCTTTGACGGTCCTGGTGGAGAATTGGCTTATGCTTACTTTCCTTTGAACAATGTTG ATGCAAATTCTGGGGACGTTCACTTTGATGACGCGGAGAAATTTAtcgtgaaaaacaaaagaaagggaGTTCACCTTCTTTGGTTGGTTCTACATGAGCTCGGCCACAGTTTGGGACTAGATCATTCTTCTAATAAAAAAGCCATTATGTATCCAATCCACCCTGGAAGCAAGTCAACCTATGGGCTTCATCGCGATGACATCATCGGTATTCAACAGTTGTATG GGAAACCGAAGGTCGCCAGAGTTACACCGACTCCCCACGTAAACCCAACCCAGTCCCCCGGTAAGCCAAATCCTTGCGGTAGTACGCTTGATGCCATGATCATGACTAATGACAAGACCACCTATGCATTCAAGGGCGCATTTTTCTGGCCAGTTGGTGATCATGGGGCCTTTACTAGCGCCCTTAGAATATCGGAATTCTGGGAAGGACTGGATAGCAACATTGATGCTGGTTATACCAGACAGCTCGACGGGCTCACTTTTTTATTCAAGGGATCCAA GTACTGGACGTTCAAAAATCGAACTCTAATCAAAAGTTCATCAGATATCTCGGAATTAAATTTACCTGCAGATGTGCATAATATGGACGCAGCTGTAGAATGGGGTGCTAATGGACacctgtatatatttaaaggaAACAAGTTCTGGCGTTATGATAGTTCACGGAAAAGTGTCGATCCTGGGTACCCAAAAACTATCCAGTCCATACTCCCAGGTTTGCCAAACAATCTCAATGCCGCACTTCAGTGGAAAAATGGAAGAACATACTTTTTTAAGGGATCACAATACTACTCGCTAGATGATTCGTCCATTCGGATCCGGAACGGTTACCCGAAGTCGATAACAACATACTGGATGGGTTGCTCTCCCGAAGGACTCGCAATGGGGAAAATATCACCGTACAGCTCGTCAGacagtttttctctttttgcagATAAAAAAGCTGTAGTCATTACTTTAATGGCCAGTTTCGTGTTTTCTTGGGTACTATACTAA
- the LOC136901995 gene encoding matrix metalloproteinase-24-like produces the protein MDARIIFLLGMTATLRSLLISAKPLQQIPVQIAKESELMDYLVKYGYLAYPDHKIGRAISMRELKIAIKKMQRFAGLPETGLITDPKALAMVKRTRCGVSDFGPSDIARRKRRYAIQGTKWRKQEVTYRIENYTPDIKNKEDVDRTFEKALKLWSSASGLIFKREDNVNLEPDIRVKFVTGFHGDSRPADGPGGELAHAFFPGADNAGIDGDIHLDDDETFTINVHDGVDLLWVMVHELGHSLGLDHTYHPESVMFAYYMGHVPNLKLDNDDIEGIQKLYGLPDVERVTPSPDPTPKTCSDVKPDAVVTTKDKRTYVFSGKHFWEIKDLGGSDGPFLIKDYWRGLQDNIDASYTQSPHGHTIFLKGDRFWVYVNKEPLYGPGHISELNLPDELANVDGALEWNRNGKIYIFKGSNYWRYDKTRQKIEDGYPRHISAWRGIPSNINAVFQWKNGRSYFFKGTKYYAFDDYSVKVLESPNPYPRDVAAYWMGCTNPEIKLQPRLSASTLGSVPNLFLFPLFFMISQLL, from the exons ATGGATGCCAGAATTATATTCTTGTTAGGGATGACTGCTACCTTGAGATCCCTTCTCATTTCAGCCAAACCCCTTCAGCAAATTCCAGTGCAGATTGCAAAAGAATCAGAGCTTATG GACTACCTTGTCAAGTACGGGTATCTGGCCTATCCAGATCATAAAATCGGGAGAGCGATCTCCATGAGGgaattaaaaattgcaataaaaaaaatgcaacgaTTTGCTGGATTACCAGAAACTGGATTAATCACCGACCCAAAAGCACTTGCGATGGTTAAGCGAACAAGGTGTGGAGTATCAGATTTTGGACCATCGGACATCGCGCGGAGGAAACGAAGATACGCGATTCAAGGAACTAAATGGAGAAAACAG GAGGTTACTTACAGAATTGAGAACTACACACCCGatataaaaaacaaagaagatgTGGACAGAACGTTTGAAAAAGCACTCAAATTATGGTCGAGCGCCAGCGGTCTTATCTTCAAGCGAGAAGACAACGTAAACCTCGAACCCGATATTAGGGTGAAATTTGTAACTGGTTTCCATGGCGATTCTCGACCAGCCGATGGTCCTGGTGGAGAATTAGCGCATGCGTTCTTTCCCGGTGCAGACAACGCCGGAATTGACGGTGATATACACTTGGATGATGATGAAACCTTTACCATAAATGTTCACGATGGTGTTGACTTGTTGTGGGTAATGGTGCATGAATTGGGCCACAGTCTAGGACTGGATCACACTTATCACCCCGAGTCTGTCATGTTTGCCTATTATATGGGACATGTCCCCAACTTGAAACTAGACAACGATGATATTGAGGGAATCCAAAAATTATACG GTTTGCCCGATGTTGAGAGAGTAACTCCATCACCAGACCCTACGCCAAAGACTTGCAGTGACGTAAAACCGGATGCTGTAGTGACTACAAAGGACAAGAGAACATACGTCTTCAGCGGAAAGCACTTCTGGGAAATTAAAGACCTCGGTGGTTCAGATGGTCCTTTTCTTATAAAAGATTACTGGCGAGGCTTACAAGACAACATCGATGCTTCTTACACTCAGAGCCCTCATGGACATACAATATTCTTGAAAGGAGATAG GTTTTGGGTTTATGTCAATAAGGAACCCCTTTACGGACCAGGACATATTTCAGAACTTAACCTGCCTGACGAACTCGCTAACGTGGATGGTGCACTTGAATGGAATAGGAATGGCAAGATCTACATTTTCAAAGGCTCAAACTACTGGCGATACGATAAGACAAGGCAGAAGATCGAGGATGGCTACCCTAGACACATAAGTGCTTGGAGAGGTATTCCTTCAAACATTAACGCTGTTTTTCAATGGAAGAATGGAAGGTCGTATTTCTTCAAGGGAACGAAGTATTATGCTTTCGACGACTACAGTGTTAAAGTGTTGGAATCACCAAATCCGTATCCCAGAGATGTGGCTGCTTACTGGATGGGTTGTACTAATCCTGAAATAAAGCTTCAGCCCCGGTTAAGTGCATCCACACTTGGCTCAGTTCCAAACTTGTTCCTCTTTCCTCTATTTTTCATGATCTCACAGCTATTATAA
- the LOC136901895 gene encoding matrix metalloproteinase-15-like, with protein sequence MKKYKTSSSGASLTDLPTELKKLQERAGITQTGVLDEATKKLILIPRCGVFESADSPQEYGEAKRQKRFTLQGSVWNKKNLNFRFLSSTQDLPERVQRDIIRKMLRKWEEASTLSLREADPSLSDDQVEILISFVRRYHGDPYSFDGQGGTLAHAYYPHNNRGLSGDAHFDDDEFFTTGRTDGINLDWVALHEFGHSLGLEHSNVRESVMYPWYKGFFENIELTSDDIRGIQALYGKPTKKPSTTTVATTTEPPTTTPKATTKATTTETPTTTRKATTKATTTETPTTTPKATTKATTTETPTTMPKATTEASTTETPTTTPKPATRGTSTSTPKETTKLSTETPTTTVISTKQPAKTTPTPSIVPVLDICQIKTFDAFVMGFDRKTYVFSGNYFWVLGVRLGVESGPTLISSKWKELNTPIDSAYTNWNGRIVFFKGNRYWKYSDFRLESGPKAISDLGLPADLNNLDAAFIWEGNHKTYFFNGKNYWRYNEYRGTVDPGYPRDISVWGLPFSINSVMSWIGNRRTYFFKNEQYWRLLDDSLKLENGYPRMITPIWMKCTTV encoded by the exons ATGAAAAAGTACAAAACCTCCTCGTCTGGTGCTTCATTAACCGACTTGCCAACTGAATTGAAGAAGTTGCAAGAGCGGGCAGGTATCACCCAAACTGGCGTGTTGGATGAAGCTACAAAAAAATTGATTCTAATTCCCCGTTGTGGTGTGTTTGAAAGTGCTGATTCACCACAAGAGTATGGTGAAGCCAAGAGGCAAAAACGCTTCACCTTACAAGGCTCGGTGTGGAATAAAAAG AATTTGAACTTCAGATTCTTGTCCAGTACACAAGATCTTCCAGAAAGAGTGCAAAGAGATATAATCAGGAAAATGTTACGTAAATGGGAGGAAGCAAGCACGCTTAGCTTACGAGAGGCCGACCCTTCACTTAGTGATGATCaggtggaaattttaatttcatttgttaGAAGATATCACGGTGATCCATACTCATTTGATGGTCAAGGAGGAACACTTGCACATGCTTATTACCCTCACAACAACAGAG GTTTATCTGGTGATGCTCATTTTGATGATGATGAGTTTTTCACTACTGGGAGAACTGATGGCATTAACTTAGATTGGGTAGCACTTCATGAGTTTGGACACAGTTTGGGATTGGAACATTCCAACGTACGCGAGTCTGTCATGTATCCGTGGTATAAGGGCTTTTTCGAGAATATAGAGCTTACGAGTGATGATATTAGAGGAATACAAGCCCTGTATG GCAAACCCACCAAGAAACCATCAACAACTACTGTGGCAACTACCACAGAGCCACCAACAACGACGCCGAAGGCAACAACCAAAGCCACTACCACAGAAACCCCAACAACGACGCGGAAGGCAACAACCAAAGCCACTACCACAGAAACCCCAACAACAACGCCAAAGGCAACAACCAAAGCCACTACCACAGAAACCCCAACAACGATGCCGAAGGCAACAACCGAAGCCAGTACCACAGAGACCCCAACAACGACACCGAAACCTGCGACCAGAGGGACCTCAACATCAACACCGAAGGAAACAACCAAACTATCCACAGAGACCCCAACAACTACGGTGATTTCGACTAAACAGCCGGCAAAAACTACACCCACTCCTTCTATTGTGCCGGTTTTGGACATTTGTCAGATTAAAACGTTCGACGCATTTGTTATGGGATTTGACAGGAAGACATACGTGTTTAGTGGAAACTATTTTTGGGTGTTGGGAGTGAGGCTTGGTGTCGAGAGTGGCCCAACACTAATATCGTCAAAATGGAAAGAGCTTAATACACCAATTGACAGCGCTTACACAAACTGGAACGGACGGATAGTGTTTTTCAAAGGAAATCG GTACTGGAAGTACTCCGACTTCAGGCTTGAAAGCGGTCCCAAAGCCATTTCTGACCTCGGCTTGCCTGCAGATTTAAATAACCTGGACGCAGCATTTATTTGGGAAGGAAATCATAAGACATACTTTTTTAACGGAAAAAATTACTGGCGATACAATGAGTATAGAGGGACAGTGGACCCAGGCTACCCTCGTGACATTTCCGTGTGGG GTCTTCCGTTCTCTATTAACTCTGTCATGTCTTGGATTGGAAACAGAAGGACGTATTTCTTCAAAAATGAACAATATTGGAGGTTGCTTGACGACTCTCTAAAACTTGAAAATGGTTACCCCCGAATGATCACACCCATATGGATGAAATGTACCACAGTTTGA
- the LOC136901958 gene encoding matrix metalloproteinase-18-like isoform X1, protein MLLKVRSQGHSKRFLSEHRLYRALVALRSCLLHLSDYLRRYGYLSSVDVKLSRGQRIRKVYEAVKRLQRFIGLKETGNPRDPLVEELVSKERCGFQDLGKTSQFKRKRRYALHGTKWSKNSLTYRVTSYTTDLTTQEVDNTIRTGLNKWANVTPLTFKKATTGIADIELSFDKSEDRDYSFDGPGGELAYAYFPLNNVDANSGDVHFDDAEKFIVKNKRKGVHLLWLVLHELGHSLGLDHSSNKKAIMYPIHPGSKSTYGLHRDDIIGIQQLYGKPKVARVTPTPHVNPTQSPGKPNPCGSTLDAMIMTNDKTTYAFKGAFFWPVGDHGAFTSALRISEFWEGLDSNIDAGYTRQLDGLTFLFKGSKYWTFKNRTLIKSSSDISELNLPADVHNMDAAVEWGANGHLYIFKGNKFWRYDSSRKSVDPGYPKTIQSILPGLPNNLNAALQWKNGRTYFFKGSQYYSLDDSSIRIRNGYPKSITTYWMGCSPEGLAMGKISPYSSSDSFSLFADKKAVVITLMASFVFSWVLY, encoded by the exons ATGCTTTTAAAAGTGAGGTCGCAAGGTCACAGCAAGCGTTTCCTGAGTGAACACAGACTGTATCGAGCTTTAGTGGCATTGCGTTCATGTTTACTACATCTCTCG GATTACTTAAGAAGATACGGATATTTGTCTTCTGTTGATGTGAAATTGAGTCGGGGACAACGTATAAGGAAAGTTTACGAAGCTGTGAAAAGACTTCAGCGTTTTATAGGTCTAAAAGAAACAGGGAATCCGAGAGACCCACTTGTTGAGGAGCTGGTGTCCAAGGAGCGATGTGGTTTTCAAGATCTTGGAAAAACATCacagtttaaaagaaaaaggcGATACGCTTTGCATGGAACTAAGTGGTCCAAGAAT AGCTTAACTTACAGGGTAACAAGTTACACCACAGATTTGACAACTCAGGAGGTCGATAATACGATCCGCACTGGACTGAACAAGTGGGCAAATGTTACTCCACTGACTTTCAAGAAAGCGACAACTGGTATCGCCGATATTGAACTAAGCTTTGATAAATCGGAAGACAGAGATTACAGCTTTGACGGTCCTGGTGGAGAATTGGCTTATGCTTACTTTCCTTTGAACAATGTTG ATGCAAATTCTGGGGACGTTCACTTTGATGACGCGGAGAAATTTAtcgtgaaaaacaaaagaaagggaGTTCACCTTCTTTGGTTGGTTCTACATGAGCTCGGCCACAGTTTGGGACTAGATCATTCTTCTAATAAAAAAGCCATTATGTATCCAATCCACCCTGGAAGCAAGTCAACCTATGGGCTTCATCGCGATGACATCATCGGTATTCAACAGTTGTATG GGAAACCGAAGGTCGCCAGAGTTACACCGACTCCCCACGTAAACCCAACCCAGTCCCCCGGTAAGCCAAATCCTTGCGGTAGTACGCTTGATGCCATGATCATGACTAATGACAAGACCACCTATGCATTCAAGGGCGCATTTTTCTGGCCAGTTGGTGATCATGGGGCCTTTACTAGCGCCCTTAGAATATCGGAATTCTGGGAAGGACTGGATAGCAACATTGATGCTGGTTATACCAGACAGCTCGACGGGCTCACTTTTTTATTCAAGGGATCCAA GTACTGGACGTTCAAAAATCGAACTCTAATCAAAAGTTCATCAGATATCTCGGAATTAAATTTACCTGCAGATGTGCATAATATGGACGCAGCTGTAGAATGGGGTGCTAATGGACacctgtatatatttaaaggaAACAAGTTCTGGCGTTATGATAGTTCACGGAAAAGTGTCGATCCTGGGTACCCAAAAACTATCCAGTCCATACTCCCAGGTTTGCCAAACAATCTCAATGCCGCACTTCAGTGGAAAAATGGAAGAACATACTTTTTTAAGGGATCACAATACTACTCGCTAGATGATTCGTCCATTCGGATCCGGAACGGTTACCCGAAGTCGATAACAACATACTGGATGGGTTGCTCTCCCGAAGGACTCGCAATGGGGAAAATATCACCGTACAGCTCGTCAGacagtttttctctttttgcagATAAAAAAGCTGTAGTCATTACTTTAATGGCCAGTTTCGTGTTTTCTTGGGTACTATACTAA
- the LOC136901879 gene encoding matrix metalloproteinase-25-like: protein MAHGDNCCSMTITSFSIFVAIFCLVCVQNPVESSPANSRLVAGGIDWLSRYGYLVNDDPRSGNLRTQQDLEKSIKMLQRYAGLPETGQMDAATIKLMGESRCGVADFGTSDATKRRKKRYTLQGTTWKKNQLTYKINSFTRGISEAKQREIFKKSFDLWSGASNMKIKEANKYAEDKDVDIQIHFHTANHGDGYPFDGEGGTLAHAFYPHHNRGLSGDAHFDDDEKFSTGTSNGINLDWVAVHEFGHSLGLGHSNVRESIMYPWYKGYVPNIKLTDDDIKGIRALYGKPSNPQPTNHVTEKPTSTNPPLPGDKDVCSISSYDTLFLAPDGKTYAIKGIQYWIISSGSGAGLESGPHKVTDLWKELPTKIDAAYKRSSYRLVFFSGSTYWKYFYNSRQRRYQIEERARPITEYGLTADLANMDAVFTWKRNSKTYFFKGDQYWRFYGGRIDYGYPKSISVWKGLPSKIDAAFKWRNGRSYFFVGGKYYRFDDWNIQVEAGYPKSIAIKWMGCAKDNVMAAIAPTNATSEGNGKESNPNVKSAGQGCPCQCSAGSTLFSSSTGILFSLLLVVAAKMNL, encoded by the exons ATGGCGCACGGCGACAACTGTTGCTCTATGACAATAACTTCTTTCTCCATCTTCGTGGCAATTTTTTGCCTTGTTTGTGTGCAAAATCCTGTTGAGAGCAGCCCAGCTAACTCAAGGCTGGTAGCCGGAGGGATT GACTGGTTATCAAGATATGGATATTTAGTAAACGATGACCCGAGAAGTGGAAATCTTAGAACTCAACAAGACTTGGAAAAATCCATCAAAATGTTACAGCGTTATGCAGGGCTTCCAGAAACAGGCCAAATGGACGCCGCAACCATCAAACTGATGGGTGAATCTCGCTGTGGTGTGGCCGATTTTGGAACGTCAGATGCAACCAAAAGGAGGAAGAAGCGGTACACTTTGCAAGGCACCACTTGGAAGAAAAAT CAACTCACCTACAAAATCAACTCCTTCACAAGAGGCATTTCAGAAGCAAAACAGCGAGAAATCTTCAAGAAATCATTTGATTTATGGTCCGGTGCCTCTAACATGAAAATCAAGGAAGCAAACAAATATGCTGAAGATAAAGACGTGGATATTCAGATTCATTTTCATACCGCGAATCACGGGGATGGCTATCCATTCGACGGAGAAGGAGGAACACTGGCACATGCCTTCTACCCCCATCATAATCGGG GTCTCTCTGGTGATGCTCATTTTGACGATGATGAGAAATTCTCAACAGGAACCAGCAATGGAATTAATTTGGATTGGGTGGCCGTGCATGAGTTTGGACACAGTTTGGGCCTGGGACACTCCAATGTACGCGAATCAATCATGTACCCTTGGTACAAAGGCTATGTCCCAAACATTAAACTCACCGATGATGACATCAAAGGCATAAGGGCTCTTTATG GTAAACCTTCGAACCCACAACCTACAAATCACGTCACAGAGAAACCAACATCAACTAACCCACCTCTACCGGGGGACAAAGATGTGTGTTCGATATCCTCTTATGACACGTTATTCTTGGCTCCAGATGGAAAAACATACGCAATAAAAGGTATTCAATACTGGATCATATCATCTGGGAGTGGCGCAGGTCTTGAAAGTGGGCCCCATAAAGTTACAGACTTGTGGAAGGAACTGCCTACGAAGATAGATGCCGCTTACAAAAGGAGTTCTTATCGACTGGTTTTCTTTAGTGGTTCCAC ATACTGGAAGTATTTCTATAACAGTCGCCAACGGAGGTATCAGATCGAAGAAAGGGCACGCCCCATTACTGAGTACGGGCTTACGGCAGATTTGGCCAACATGGATGCTGTGTTCACATGGAAAAGGAACAGCAAAACATACTTCTTCAAAGGAGACCAGTACTGGCGCTTTTATGGAGGAAGAATTGACTACGGCTATCCTAAGAGCATAAGTGTTTGGAAAGGACTACCTTCCAAAATTGATGCAGCCTTCAAGTGGCGAAACGGAAGGTCGTATTTCTTTGTTGGGGGAAAGTATTACAGATTTGACGATTGGAACATTCAGGTAGAAGCTGGTTATCCCAAGAGTATTGCTATAAAATGGATGGGATGTGCGAAGGACAATGTTATGGCTGCCATAGCCCCAACCAATGCAACATCAGAAGGGAATGGAAAGGAATCGAATCCTAACGTGAAAAGCGCTGGTCAAGGATGTCCATGTCAGTGCTCCGCTGGTTCCACGTTATTCTCCAGCAGTACTGGCATTTTGTTCTCTTTGTTATTGGTGGTAGCTGCCAAAATGAACCTTTAA
- the LOC136901958 gene encoding matrix metalloproteinase-19-like isoform X2, with protein sequence MRVVFLSFVILYVVVGATFGRPSFAPAKVLDYLRRYGYLSSVDVKLSRGQRIRKVYEAVKRLQRFIGLKETGNPRDPLVEELVSKERCGFQDLGKTSQFKRKRRYALHGTKWSKNSLTYRVTSYTTDLTTQEVDNTIRTGLNKWANVTPLTFKKATTGIADIELSFDKSEDRDYSFDGPGGELAYAYFPLNNVDANSGDVHFDDAEKFIVKNKRKGVHLLWLVLHELGHSLGLDHSSNKKAIMYPIHPGSKSTYGLHRDDIIGIQQLYGKPKVARVTPTPHVNPTQSPGKPNPCGSTLDAMIMTNDKTTYAFKGAFFWPVGDHGAFTSALRISEFWEGLDSNIDAGYTRQLDGLTFLFKGSKYWTFKNRTLIKSSSDISELNLPADVHNMDAAVEWGANGHLYIFKGNKFWRYDSSRKSVDPGYPKTIQSILPGLPNNLNAALQWKNGRTYFFKGSQYYSLDDSSIRIRNGYPKSITTYWMGCSPEGLAMGKISPYSSSDSFSLFADKKAVVITLMASFVFSWVLY encoded by the exons ATGAGGGTTGTCTTTCTGTCATTTGTTATTTTATACGTAGTGGTTGGAGCCACGTTTGGAAGACCTTCGTTCGCGCCGGCAAAAGTTTTG GATTACTTAAGAAGATACGGATATTTGTCTTCTGTTGATGTGAAATTGAGTCGGGGACAACGTATAAGGAAAGTTTACGAAGCTGTGAAAAGACTTCAGCGTTTTATAGGTCTAAAAGAAACAGGGAATCCGAGAGACCCACTTGTTGAGGAGCTGGTGTCCAAGGAGCGATGTGGTTTTCAAGATCTTGGAAAAACATCacagtttaaaagaaaaaggcGATACGCTTTGCATGGAACTAAGTGGTCCAAGAAT AGCTTAACTTACAGGGTAACAAGTTACACCACAGATTTGACAACTCAGGAGGTCGATAATACGATCCGCACTGGACTGAACAAGTGGGCAAATGTTACTCCACTGACTTTCAAGAAAGCGACAACTGGTATCGCCGATATTGAACTAAGCTTTGATAAATCGGAAGACAGAGATTACAGCTTTGACGGTCCTGGTGGAGAATTGGCTTATGCTTACTTTCCTTTGAACAATGTTG ATGCAAATTCTGGGGACGTTCACTTTGATGACGCGGAGAAATTTAtcgtgaaaaacaaaagaaagggaGTTCACCTTCTTTGGTTGGTTCTACATGAGCTCGGCCACAGTTTGGGACTAGATCATTCTTCTAATAAAAAAGCCATTATGTATCCAATCCACCCTGGAAGCAAGTCAACCTATGGGCTTCATCGCGATGACATCATCGGTATTCAACAGTTGTATG GGAAACCGAAGGTCGCCAGAGTTACACCGACTCCCCACGTAAACCCAACCCAGTCCCCCGGTAAGCCAAATCCTTGCGGTAGTACGCTTGATGCCATGATCATGACTAATGACAAGACCACCTATGCATTCAAGGGCGCATTTTTCTGGCCAGTTGGTGATCATGGGGCCTTTACTAGCGCCCTTAGAATATCGGAATTCTGGGAAGGACTGGATAGCAACATTGATGCTGGTTATACCAGACAGCTCGACGGGCTCACTTTTTTATTCAAGGGATCCAA GTACTGGACGTTCAAAAATCGAACTCTAATCAAAAGTTCATCAGATATCTCGGAATTAAATTTACCTGCAGATGTGCATAATATGGACGCAGCTGTAGAATGGGGTGCTAATGGACacctgtatatatttaaaggaAACAAGTTCTGGCGTTATGATAGTTCACGGAAAAGTGTCGATCCTGGGTACCCAAAAACTATCCAGTCCATACTCCCAGGTTTGCCAAACAATCTCAATGCCGCACTTCAGTGGAAAAATGGAAGAACATACTTTTTTAAGGGATCACAATACTACTCGCTAGATGATTCGTCCATTCGGATCCGGAACGGTTACCCGAAGTCGATAACAACATACTGGATGGGTTGCTCTCCCGAAGGACTCGCAATGGGGAAAATATCACCGTACAGCTCGTCAGacagtttttctctttttgcagATAAAAAAGCTGTAGTCATTACTTTAATGGCCAGTTTCGTGTTTTCTTGGGTACTATACTAA